The proteins below come from a single Ailuropoda melanoleuca isolate Jingjing chromosome 1, ASM200744v2, whole genome shotgun sequence genomic window:
- the CFAP298 gene encoding cilia- and flagella-associated protein 298 isoform X1, translated as MVLLHVKRGDESQFLLQAPGSTELEELTVQVARVYNARLKVQRVCSEMEELAEHGVFLPPNMQGLTDDQIEELKLRDEWGEKCVPSGGSVFKKDDIGRRNGQAPDEKMKQVLKKTIEEAKAIISKKQAEAGVCVTMEMVKDALDQLRGAVMIVYPMGLPPYDPIRMEFENKEDLSGTQAGLSVIEESEAQLWWAAKELRRTKKLSDYVGKNEKTKIIVKIQQRGQGAPAREPVISSEEQKQLMLYYHRRQEELKRLEENDDDSCLNSPWADNTALKRHFHGVKDIKWRPR; from the exons ATGGTTTTGCTGCACGTGAAACGGGGCGACGAGAGCCAGTTCCTGCTGCAGGCGCCGGGGAGCACGGAGCTGGAGGAGCTCACGGTGCAGGTGGCTCGGGTCTACAACGCGCGGCTCAAGGTGCAGCGCGTCTGCTCAG aaatggaagaattagCAGAACATGGCGTATTTCTCCCTCCTAATATGCAAGGACTGACCGATGACCAGATTGAAGAACTGAAATTGAGGGACGAATGGGGTGAAAAGTGTGTACCCAGTGGGGGCTCAGTATTTAAAAAGGATGACATTGGCCGAAGGAACGGGCAAG ctCCAGATGAAAAAATGAAGCAAGTTTTAAAGAAGACTATAGAAGAGGCCAAAGCAATAATATCAAAG AAACAAGCGGAAGCCGGAGTCTGCGTTACCATGGAGATGGTGAAAGATGCCTTGGACCAGCTCCGAGGTGCAGTGATGATTGTGTATCCCATGGGGCTGCCGCCCTATGACCCCATCCGGatggaatttgaaaataaagaagatttgTCAGGAACTCAG GCAGGACTGAGTGTCATTGAAGAATCAGAGGCCCAACTGTGGTGGGCAGCCAAGGAGCTGAGAAGGACAAAGAAGCTTTCAGACTATGtgggcaaaaatgaaaaaaccaaaaTTATCGTCAAGATTCAGCAA AGGGGACAGGGAGCGCCAGCCCGGGAGCCAGTGATCAGCAGCGAGGAGCAGAAACAGCTGATGCTGTATTATCACAGAAGACAAGAGGAGCTCAAG agatTGGAAGAAAATGACGACGACTCCTGTTTAAATTCTCCGTGGGCAGATAACACCGCTTTGAAGAGACATTTCCACGGAGTAAAAGACATCAAGTGGAGGCCAAGATGA
- the CFAP298 gene encoding cilia- and flagella-associated protein 298 isoform X2: protein MVLLHVKRGDESQFLLQAPGSTELEELTVQVARVYNARLKVQRVCSAPDEKMKQVLKKTIEEAKAIISKKQAEAGVCVTMEMVKDALDQLRGAVMIVYPMGLPPYDPIRMEFENKEDLSGTQAGLSVIEESEAQLWWAAKELRRTKKLSDYVGKNEKTKIIVKIQQRGQGAPAREPVISSEEQKQLMLYYHRRQEELKRLEENDDDSCLNSPWADNTALKRHFHGVKDIKWRPR, encoded by the exons ATGGTTTTGCTGCACGTGAAACGGGGCGACGAGAGCCAGTTCCTGCTGCAGGCGCCGGGGAGCACGGAGCTGGAGGAGCTCACGGTGCAGGTGGCTCGGGTCTACAACGCGCGGCTCAAGGTGCAGCGCGTCTGCTCAG ctCCAGATGAAAAAATGAAGCAAGTTTTAAAGAAGACTATAGAAGAGGCCAAAGCAATAATATCAAAG AAACAAGCGGAAGCCGGAGTCTGCGTTACCATGGAGATGGTGAAAGATGCCTTGGACCAGCTCCGAGGTGCAGTGATGATTGTGTATCCCATGGGGCTGCCGCCCTATGACCCCATCCGGatggaatttgaaaataaagaagatttgTCAGGAACTCAG GCAGGACTGAGTGTCATTGAAGAATCAGAGGCCCAACTGTGGTGGGCAGCCAAGGAGCTGAGAAGGACAAAGAAGCTTTCAGACTATGtgggcaaaaatgaaaaaaccaaaaTTATCGTCAAGATTCAGCAA AGGGGACAGGGAGCGCCAGCCCGGGAGCCAGTGATCAGCAGCGAGGAGCAGAAACAGCTGATGCTGTATTATCACAGAAGACAAGAGGAGCTCAAG agatTGGAAGAAAATGACGACGACTCCTGTTTAAATTCTCCGTGGGCAGATAACACCGCTTTGAAGAGACATTTCCACGGAGTAAAAGACATCAAGTGGAGGCCAAGATGA